One genomic region from Quercus robur chromosome 4, dhQueRobu3.1, whole genome shotgun sequence encodes:
- the LOC126723295 gene encoding cytochrome c oxidase-assembly factor COX23, mitochondrial, with the protein MDPGPTHKVETKVGAKRRHRDRHRAMASKASTPPYPSAAKISDSLCYSQYSASLKCLEEYGSDKSKCQEHFDIYKECKKKEREARLERNRNRSFF; encoded by the exons atggATCCGGGTCCAACCCATAAAGTTGAAACAAAAGTCGGAGCCAAACGCAGACACAGAGATAGACACAGAGCAATGGCATCGAAAGCTTCAACACCGCCATATCCGAGCGCTGCGAAAATCTCTGATTCTCTATGTTATTCTCAATATTCTGCTTCTCTCAAAT GTTTAGAAGAATATGGCTCAGACAAGAGTAAATGTCAAGAACATTTTGATATTTACAAGGAATGCAAGAAAAAGGAG AGGGAAGCTCGATTAGAACGCAATAGGAATAGATCATTCTTCTAG